In uncultured Draconibacterium sp., one genomic interval encodes:
- a CDS encoding PmoA family protein produces MKTVLSIALILITQTLFAQQIAKFSIKFSEDRINTPVSVSLDAINYNTDYNALVLYEIKGNEEIVLPSQLETGHSARLWFLLKGETAKGTVRDFIVKAEENPLTENAHITLKKDHRDLALQLGEHAILKYRHAVTFPPEGVDPLYKRSGYIHPLSSPGGKVLTRIQAPDHYHHYGIWGPWTKTHIDDRAVDFWNLKGGQGTVKFAGFLSEAEGAVYSGFEALQQHIDFGAPGEDQIAMNEILDVRAWNLGNDVWMVDYTTSLNSPLKNGIMLNAYRYGGGIGFRATETWHKDNCTVLTSDGKSRVDADGSYARWCLVEGESDVKEGRSGILFMSHPSNRMHPEPMRVWPLNSNGGRGDMYFEFVPIRHDDWQLNPKQTYTLKYRMIIFDGELDAETAEKYWNSFASIPKAELN; encoded by the coding sequence ATGAAAACAGTATTATCAATTGCACTTATCTTAATAACTCAAACATTGTTTGCCCAGCAAATTGCTAAATTTAGTATCAAGTTTTCAGAAGACCGTATAAATACTCCCGTATCTGTTTCGTTAGACGCTATAAACTATAACACCGATTACAACGCCCTTGTACTTTATGAAATTAAAGGCAACGAAGAAATTGTCCTGCCCAGCCAGCTTGAAACAGGCCACTCGGCACGCCTTTGGTTTTTGCTTAAAGGAGAAACAGCAAAGGGAACAGTGCGCGATTTTATAGTAAAAGCAGAAGAAAACCCACTAACGGAAAATGCGCATATTACGCTTAAAAAAGATCATCGGGATTTGGCCCTCCAATTGGGCGAGCATGCGATTCTGAAATACAGGCATGCCGTTACTTTTCCGCCTGAAGGAGTTGATCCGCTATATAAGCGTTCGGGCTATATTCATCCCTTAAGCTCGCCGGGAGGAAAGGTCCTTACACGTATTCAGGCACCCGACCACTACCATCATTACGGCATTTGGGGGCCATGGACCAAAACACATATCGATGACAGGGCCGTTGATTTTTGGAACTTAAAAGGCGGACAGGGAACCGTTAAGTTTGCGGGATTTTTATCGGAAGCCGAAGGTGCGGTTTACAGCGGATTTGAGGCATTACAACAACATATCGATTTTGGGGCGCCTGGTGAAGACCAGATTGCCATGAATGAAATTCTGGATGTGCGCGCCTGGAACCTGGGCAACGATGTTTGGATGGTAGATTACACCACCTCTTTGAATAGTCCGCTAAAAAACGGAATTATGCTGAATGCCTATCGCTACGGTGGAGGTATTGGTTTTCGCGCAACAGAAACCTGGCACAAAGACAATTGCACCGTACTTACTTCTGATGGAAAATCAAGAGTTGATGCCGACGGCTCGTATGCGCGCTGGTGCCTGGTTGAAGGCGAATCGGATGTGAAGGAAGGGCGCTCAGGAATACTTTTTATGAGTCACCCTTCAAACCGGATGCACCCCGAACCAATGCGTGTTTGGCCACTTAATTCAAATGGCGGACGTGGCGATATGTATTTCGAGTTTGTTCCGATACGACACGATGACTGGCAACTTAATCCTAAACAAACTTATACTTTAAAATATCGTATGATAATTTTTGACGGTGAACTTGACGCCGAAACAGCAGAGAAATACTGGAATAGTTTTGCCAGTATTCCAAAAGCCGAATTGAACTAA
- a CDS encoding ThuA domain-containing protein, translating to MKNILVLFTLLATVVSVNAQEKQFECTPEWVQKIEKIAPSKAEIQPAKLQKVLIFDRFTGFDHWVIPHTTQVIKVLGEKTGAYQVRITKDVFCLEKNNLKNYDAVVLNSTCSIGPRRNLILDCLDIDTSMGEEEKKTKAAELEANLIEYVKNGGGLVVTHGAIVMQNNSMPFSEMVGGSFDYHPPQQEVTLELAEPDHPLTKAFNGKSFVHIDEPYLFNKAYEKKNFRPLLYMDTDKLKGKRKPIEENIRYVAWIKKHGKGRVFYVSPSHNAQSFEQESLLKFYLDGIQYAIGDLKCDDSPMDSKTNL from the coding sequence ATGAAAAATATACTTGTACTTTTTACGCTGTTAGCTACAGTTGTTAGCGTTAATGCGCAGGAAAAACAATTTGAATGCACTCCTGAATGGGTTCAAAAAATCGAGAAAATTGCACCTTCGAAAGCGGAAATACAGCCTGCAAAACTTCAAAAAGTGTTGATATTTGATCGTTTTACAGGCTTCGACCATTGGGTAATTCCACACACCACACAAGTAATTAAAGTGCTGGGCGAAAAAACAGGCGCCTACCAGGTAAGAATCACCAAAGACGTATTCTGTTTAGAGAAAAACAACCTTAAAAATTATGATGCGGTGGTTTTAAACAGTACTTGTTCTATTGGCCCCCGACGTAATTTAATTCTGGATTGTTTGGATATTGATACAAGCATGGGCGAAGAAGAAAAGAAAACAAAAGCAGCCGAGCTGGAAGCCAATTTAATTGAATACGTAAAAAATGGTGGCGGTTTAGTTGTTACACACGGGGCCATAGTAATGCAAAACAATTCGATGCCTTTTAGCGAAATGGTGGGTGGCAGTTTTGATTATCACCCGCCTCAACAGGAAGTTACATTAGAGCTCGCCGAGCCCGACCACCCGTTAACAAAAGCCTTTAATGGGAAAAGTTTTGTCCATATCGACGAGCCCTATTTATTTAATAAGGCATACGAAAAGAAAAACTTCAGACCACTACTGTATATGGATACTGATAAACTTAAAGGAAAGAGAAAACCGATTGAGGAAAATATACGCTATGTGGCCTGGATAAAAAAGCATGGAAAAGGACGCGTATTTTATGTTTCGCCTTCGCACAATGCTCAAAGTTTTGAGCAGGAAAGTTTGTTAAAATTTTATCTGGACGGTATACAATATGCTATTGGAGATTTAAAGTGTGATGATTCTCCAATGGATTCAAAAACAAATCTTTAG
- a CDS encoding Gfo/Idh/MocA family oxidoreductase: protein MKRRNFLRNAAATTAGAMVLPTIVPSSVFGASAPSNKINIGQIGCGRIARGHDLPGTMQHDIARIIAVSDLDSNRMKDGKKLVEDYYKNKTGSSNPLDVKMYADYKDMLVNKDIDAVIISTPDHWHSQPAIEAALAGKDIYLQKPTSLTIAEGRLLSDIVNRQGIILQMGTQQRSSSQFRRAAELVRNGRIGKIHTVKIGLPGDPSGPVFESGPVPSNLNFDMWLGSTPEVEYKEDLVHPQKGYGRPGWLRHENYGAGMITGWGQHHYDSAAWGMDTEHTGPISVEAVAQFPKSGDWNVHGDFMVKQEYENGITVYTSGGFPNGIRYEGEDGWIFVTRGAYRATASDPIPEGSTKALDASSEDILRSQIGDDEIKLYVSEEQHGNWLDCIQSRKDPISPAEIGHRACSVCLVSHIAMKIPGILEWDPVSERFKNNDLANSMLSRPQRYPYGTDYVER from the coding sequence ATGAAAAGAAGAAATTTTTTAAGAAATGCAGCCGCCACAACTGCCGGAGCGATGGTACTACCTACAATTGTCCCTTCATCAGTTTTTGGCGCATCGGCACCTAGTAACAAAATAAATATTGGCCAGATTGGTTGCGGACGTATAGCGCGCGGCCATGATTTGCCCGGAACGATGCAGCACGACATTGCGCGAATTATAGCAGTGTCGGATTTAGACAGCAACCGAATGAAAGACGGTAAAAAACTGGTAGAAGATTATTACAAAAATAAAACGGGCAGTTCCAATCCGCTTGATGTAAAAATGTATGCCGACTACAAAGACATGCTTGTCAATAAAGATATTGATGCGGTAATTATCAGTACACCCGATCATTGGCACTCGCAGCCGGCCATTGAAGCCGCGTTAGCCGGAAAAGATATTTACCTGCAAAAACCTACTTCGTTAACCATTGCCGAAGGTCGTTTATTAAGCGATATTGTTAATCGCCAGGGAATCATTTTGCAGATGGGAACACAGCAACGATCGTCATCGCAATTCCGCAGGGCAGCAGAACTGGTGCGCAATGGCAGAATTGGGAAAATTCATACGGTAAAAATTGGCTTGCCGGGCGATCCGTCAGGACCTGTTTTTGAATCCGGTCCTGTTCCTTCAAATCTGAATTTTGATATGTGGCTGGGGTCAACCCCTGAAGTAGAATACAAAGAAGATCTTGTTCATCCGCAAAAAGGTTACGGACGTCCGGGATGGTTGCGCCACGAAAACTATGGTGCCGGAATGATTACCGGATGGGGTCAGCATCACTACGACAGTGCGGCCTGGGGAATGGATACCGAACATACCGGACCAATTTCAGTTGAAGCGGTAGCGCAATTCCCGAAATCGGGCGACTGGAATGTACACGGCGATTTTATGGTAAAACAGGAGTATGAAAATGGAATTACCGTTTATACTAGCGGCGGTTTCCCAAACGGAATTCGTTACGAAGGAGAAGACGGGTGGATTTTTGTTACCCGTGGAGCATATCGTGCAACAGCCTCCGATCCAATTCCTGAAGGATCAACAAAAGCACTGGATGCAAGCAGCGAAGACATTTTACGTTCGCAAATTGGCGACGACGAAATAAAACTTTACGTAAGTGAAGAACAACACGGAAACTGGCTGGATTGTATACAATCAAGAAAAGATCCAATCTCGCCGGCAGAAATTGGTCACCGGGCATGTTCTGTATGTTTGGTTAGCCACATTGCTATGAAAATTCCAGGCATTCTCGAATGGGATCCGGTAAGCGAGCGTTTTAAAAACAACGATCTGGCCAACTCCATGCTGAGTCGCCCACAGCGTTATCCATACGGAACTGATTACGTTGAGCGATAA
- a CDS encoding metallophosphoesterase: MYDIIGDVHGYAAQLKKLLVEMGYQKTNGSYSHPTRKAIFVGDFINRGPEIRKTIRTIKAMVDNGNAYAVLGNHELNAIIYHLKDKQGKSIISKPSKYFLSLFKTINEYSSGSKELNEQLRWMRTLPLYLDLGEIRVVHACWCEDAIKVADSLYEDGRIRKSVFRKVYKKSSSDEAKSVWRLTKGVYLKLPPDIRVMNNKGVSPRSFRIRWWDNLEGKTFKEASFESKFTMPSYTIPPEIVPETFPYPDDAPIVFFGHYCRGAGPYIIKHNVCCIDSCVAGTKSLLAYRWSGEKELDMNHLVKI; this comes from the coding sequence ATGTACGACATTATAGGAGATGTTCATGGTTATGCGGCCCAGCTAAAAAAGCTACTGGTAGAAATGGGCTACCAGAAAACGAATGGTAGTTATTCGCATCCTACCAGAAAAGCAATTTTTGTGGGCGATTTTATCAACCGTGGGCCGGAGATCAGAAAAACAATTCGAACCATTAAGGCGATGGTTGATAACGGCAATGCATATGCTGTACTTGGTAATCATGAACTCAATGCTATTATTTATCACCTGAAAGACAAGCAGGGGAAATCAATTATTTCAAAACCGAGTAAATACTTCTTATCGCTTTTTAAAACCATCAACGAGTATTCTTCGGGATCAAAAGAACTGAACGAACAGTTGCGATGGATGCGCACTTTGCCACTTTATCTCGATTTAGGCGAAATCAGGGTGGTGCACGCCTGTTGGTGTGAGGATGCCATTAAAGTTGCCGATTCACTGTATGAAGATGGTAGAATAAGAAAGAGTGTGTTTCGCAAGGTATATAAGAAATCAAGTTCAGATGAAGCAAAAAGTGTGTGGCGGCTTACAAAAGGTGTTTACCTGAAATTACCGCCCGATATAAGGGTGATGAATAATAAAGGTGTTTCGCCTCGTTCTTTCCGGATTCGTTGGTGGGATAACCTGGAAGGAAAAACATTTAAAGAGGCATCGTTTGAAAGTAAATTTACGATGCCGTCGTATACCATTCCTCCCGAAATTGTACCCGAGACATTTCCGTACCCCGATGATGCACCGATTGTTTTCTTCGGACACTATTGTCGTGGTGCAGGGCCGTACATAATAAAACACAATGTCTGTTGCATTGATTCGTGTGTTGCAGGCACAAAATCACTTTTAGCGTATCGGTGGAGTGGTGAAAAGGAGCTAGATATGAATCATTTAGTGAAAATATAG
- a CDS encoding DUF2264 domain-containing protein, whose product MTNAFKVENPNFTQSPLTGMTREHYIELAKYMLTRAFKYVETIETPLTFPIIPGKTYPQPNAPDWRYRSAEFEALERTFTLAGPLINVDPEIEINNIKLRDYYKLHFYRTFTPGHSNSLPLPEDLPDSNYQFTCEFGGLFKTLLLLPDTIWSAYSESEKNDMLDCITKWAHHRTTQNNWRIFNIITLSFVKKHGYPIDDELLKSHLLWVASYHSGDGWYLEQTYNYYSISLFIVYTTIWNRTFGDEFYPEIGAIIEESAKKLMKCITSFFGRDGYINMWSRSICYRTWVSGAFPVAFMLKEQTDLDAGWARRLCSGSLLQFVSREEFFCNDVPSLGFYGQKEYMVQNYSCSGSPFLMFLPFICLALPEDSPFWTATENEGMWETLGNNSNKVVLKHPGLVLVNHGKTGTSEIIPGKVYYDDPNYSKLTYNTHFPWEDQNPQGGTSMEYSFRSQDPRDVRGDDVNFYLTGLTVDNNPGENQRYTHSQNMLFNGVENEILYRQAIMRRPPNNGVGYIIDLADITIPGGVIRVDRTRLAFEHELTLGHFGLPHIGGNKAEVKQFELNENQVITAKIKGRQVALIIYSGWDKLEWMTHKNRNAEADESTVIYAYKKRMQKNPPMEIMITAMLHKTDDSDWTPEELSPVKSITLHDITATMAPVGATITLNDSKKYNIDFKDIDGKKTC is encoded by the coding sequence ATGACTAACGCTTTTAAAGTAGAAAACCCAAATTTTACGCAGAGTCCGCTTACCGGAATGACCCGGGAGCATTACATTGAGCTGGCGAAATACATGCTAACCCGCGCCTTCAAATATGTTGAAACCATAGAAACACCACTAACTTTTCCGATAATACCCGGCAAGACATATCCTCAACCTAATGCGCCCGACTGGCGCTATCGCTCAGCCGAATTTGAAGCACTGGAAAGAACGTTCACTCTTGCCGGGCCATTAATTAATGTCGATCCTGAAATTGAAATCAATAATATAAAACTACGCGATTATTACAAGTTGCATTTTTACCGAACATTTACGCCCGGCCATTCTAATTCATTGCCCTTGCCTGAAGATTTACCCGATTCCAATTATCAGTTCACCTGCGAATTTGGAGGTTTATTTAAAACCCTTCTACTTCTTCCCGATACGATTTGGTCAGCTTACAGCGAGTCGGAAAAAAACGATATGCTTGACTGTATTACAAAATGGGCGCACCACAGAACCACACAAAATAACTGGCGTATTTTTAACATTATCACACTTTCGTTTGTAAAAAAGCACGGGTACCCAATCGACGACGAACTGCTAAAAAGCCATTTGCTGTGGGTCGCTTCCTATCACTCCGGCGATGGTTGGTACCTCGAACAGACTTATAACTACTACTCCATTAGCCTGTTTATTGTATACACTACCATTTGGAACAGAACTTTTGGTGATGAGTTCTACCCCGAAATCGGAGCTATCATTGAGGAATCAGCAAAAAAACTCATGAAATGTATTACCAGCTTCTTTGGTCGCGACGGTTACATAAATATGTGGTCGCGAAGCATTTGCTACCGCACCTGGGTTTCGGGAGCATTCCCTGTTGCTTTTATGTTAAAAGAGCAAACCGACTTAGATGCCGGCTGGGCCAGAAGATTATGCTCGGGATCGTTACTTCAGTTTGTTAGTCGTGAAGAATTCTTTTGCAACGATGTGCCAAGTTTGGGATTTTACGGACAAAAAGAATACATGGTTCAGAACTACAGCTGTTCCGGCAGTCCATTTCTAATGTTTCTGCCCTTTATTTGCCTGGCTCTGCCCGAAGATTCGCCATTTTGGACAGCAACGGAAAATGAAGGTATGTGGGAAACACTGGGCAACAACTCAAACAAAGTGGTATTAAAGCACCCCGGACTGGTATTGGTTAACCACGGAAAAACCGGAACATCCGAAATTATTCCGGGAAAAGTGTATTACGATGATCCAAACTATTCAAAACTCACTTACAATACTCATTTCCCATGGGAAGATCAAAACCCACAAGGTGGAACATCAATGGAATATAGTTTTCGTAGTCAGGATCCAAGAGATGTTCGTGGTGATGACGTAAACTTTTATTTAACCGGTTTAACTGTCGACAACAACCCGGGCGAAAATCAACGCTACACCCACTCGCAAAACATGCTTTTTAATGGTGTTGAAAATGAGATTTTATACCGACAGGCTATAATGCGCCGACCTCCCAACAATGGCGTGGGATATATCATCGATTTGGCCGACATAACTATCCCCGGTGGTGTAATTAGGGTTGACCGCACACGCCTGGCTTTTGAACATGAACTTACTTTAGGACATTTTGGATTGCCTCATATTGGTGGAAATAAAGCCGAAGTGAAGCAATTTGAACTGAACGAAAACCAGGTTATTACTGCAAAAATTAAAGGACGGCAAGTAGCACTTATTATTTATAGTGGCTGGGACAAACTGGAGTGGATGACCCATAAAAACAGGAATGCAGAAGCTGATGAAAGCACAGTAATTTATGCCTACAAAAAGCGGATGCAGAAGAATCCACCAATGGAAATAATGATTACTGCAATGCTGCATAAAACCGATGACAGCGATTGGACACCGGAAGAATTGTCTCCGGTTAAAAGCATTACCCTACACGATATAACAGCAACAATGGCTCCGGTAGGCGCTACAATCACGTTGAACGACTCAAAAAAATACAACATCGATTTTAAAGATATCGACGGAAAAAAAACGTGTTAA
- a CDS encoding AraC family transcriptional regulator — translation MKLMHEQIDFPGKSVVKVKVQEKESFTYPWHFHSEYEIVYVLEGLGTRFVADSIEEFSAGDFVLMASNLPHFWKNEVTNNRRNTKNLVKYIVLQFPNDFFRGALSDYPEFNRIKELLKRSERGVCFSKKFADKARKKVMKVAHSDGFDRLSYMLQLLQLMAKTKEYRLLGGQYYQLKGHNFTNDRLTKVMHYLNANYLKKIELKDVAAVAHMHPSAFCRYFKENSGKSLTEFINEIRIGYACRLLLEGKMTVSQICFECGFNNLSNFNRTFKKNTGYTPTLYFEEFQRK, via the coding sequence ATGAAATTGATGCACGAACAAATTGATTTTCCCGGGAAATCAGTTGTTAAAGTGAAAGTTCAGGAAAAGGAGAGTTTTACCTATCCCTGGCATTTTCATTCCGAGTACGAAATTGTTTATGTGCTGGAAGGATTAGGGACACGTTTTGTAGCCGATAGTATTGAAGAATTTTCGGCCGGTGATTTTGTTTTGATGGCCAGTAATTTACCTCATTTCTGGAAAAACGAAGTAACGAATAATAGGCGAAATACTAAAAATCTGGTTAAGTATATTGTTTTGCAATTTCCTAATGACTTTTTTAGAGGGGCTCTATCAGATTATCCCGAATTTAACAGGATAAAGGAATTATTAAAACGATCGGAAAGGGGAGTTTGTTTTTCAAAAAAGTTTGCTGATAAGGCCCGGAAGAAAGTGATGAAGGTAGCGCATTCTGACGGATTCGATCGACTTTCATACATGCTCCAGTTGTTGCAGTTAATGGCAAAAACGAAAGAGTATCGATTACTTGGAGGGCAGTATTATCAGTTGAAGGGTCACAATTTTACAAACGACCGTTTAACCAAAGTTATGCATTACCTGAATGCGAACTATCTGAAAAAAATAGAATTAAAAGATGTGGCAGCTGTGGCGCATATGCATCCATCAGCTTTTTGCCGGTATTTTAAAGAGAACTCAGGAAAATCACTGACTGAATTTATTAACGAAATACGTATTGGATATGCCTGCCGTTTACTTTTAGAAGGGAAAATGACGGTTTCGCAAATTTGTTTTGAATGCGGATTTAATAATTTGTCGAATTTTAACCGAACATTTAAAAAGAATACGGGATATACGCCCACATTGTATTTTGAAGAATTTCAACGGAAATAG
- a CDS encoding Gfo/Idh/MocA family oxidoreductase, giving the protein MNFNRRNFIQRSFASAAGVAAASLLPYDMYGNGLHSTSHPEEILLKPEKRPAPKASIKFSVIGVNHGHIYGMVSALQQGGGELVSVYVKEPDLLKQFTGRFPKVKVAKNEQEILEDESIQLVASSIIPVERAPLGIRVMKAGKDYMSDKPGITTFEQFNEVKKVQKETGRIYSIMYSERLGNPASVKAGDLVQAGAIGKVVQTIGLGPHRMRPETRPDWFFYPEKAGGILTDIGSHQCDQFLFYTNSKEADLNFSQIANFNTNDYPNYQDFGDMSVRSPHATGYIRIDWFTPDALPTWGDGRTFILGTDGYIEMRKYVDINGREGGNHLFLVNKKEMKYFDCSQVYMPYGEQLVNDVVNRTETAMTQAHCFLATELALAAQKMAQRINV; this is encoded by the coding sequence ATGAATTTTAACCGGAGAAATTTCATACAGCGGTCATTTGCCTCGGCAGCAGGAGTTGCGGCAGCTTCGCTTCTACCATACGACATGTATGGCAATGGACTTCATAGTACTTCGCACCCCGAAGAAATTTTACTAAAACCGGAAAAGCGTCCGGCTCCTAAAGCTTCTATCAAATTTTCGGTTATAGGCGTTAATCATGGACATATTTACGGAATGGTTAGTGCTTTGCAGCAAGGAGGTGGCGAGTTGGTTTCGGTTTATGTAAAAGAACCTGATCTGCTAAAACAATTTACCGGGCGTTTTCCAAAGGTTAAAGTTGCCAAAAACGAGCAGGAGATTCTCGAAGATGAATCAATTCAACTGGTAGCGAGCTCCATAATTCCGGTTGAAAGAGCTCCGCTTGGAATTCGGGTGATGAAAGCCGGAAAAGATTATATGTCGGATAAACCCGGGATTACCACTTTCGAACAGTTTAATGAAGTAAAAAAGGTACAAAAAGAAACCGGACGAATATACTCCATAATGTATAGTGAGCGACTTGGAAACCCGGCATCGGTTAAGGCCGGAGATCTGGTTCAGGCAGGCGCTATTGGAAAAGTAGTACAAACGATAGGGCTCGGCCCACACCGTATGCGTCCGGAAACACGCCCCGACTGGTTCTTTTATCCGGAAAAAGCAGGCGGTATTCTTACCGATATTGGTTCGCACCAATGCGACCAGTTTTTATTTTACACCAATTCAAAAGAGGCTGATCTTAATTTTTCACAGATTGCAAATTTTAATACAAACGACTATCCCAACTACCAGGATTTTGGCGATATGAGTGTTCGCAGCCCGCATGCCACCGGCTATATCCGAATAGACTGGTTTACGCCCGATGCGTTGCCAACCTGGGGAGACGGCCGAACTTTTATTCTGGGAACTGATGGATATATTGAAATGCGGAAATATGTGGATATTAACGGACGGGAAGGCGGTAATCATTTATTCCTTGTGAATAAAAAAGAGATGAAGTATTTCGACTGTTCGCAAGTATATATGCCTTACGGCGAACAATTGGTGAACGATGTGGTTAACCGTACAGAAACTGCCATGACTCAGGCACATTGTTTCCTCGCTACTGAGTTGGCATTAGCTGCCCAGAAAATGGCACAACGAATTAATGTCTAA
- a CDS encoding porin family protein, translated as MKKITSLLFVAGFMLLAIQSMAQYPSVTFFGGANMATTDMKFGSGATEAEDSYKALYGMNIGALYEYVLNKDKSQEFAVEGGLIFENKGFHRKPTGTQIIDNKTRLYFIDVPLYVKYLHRFRSRNKLYVGAGPFVGMGLFGNADYTSGVDGENSNSESLKFGNDPIEHDYKRLDYGVTGKVGFLFLNGLNMCVSYDYGLADIKPLENQEAKTRVLRLSLGYTIRLDD; from the coding sequence ATGAAAAAAATTACCTCTTTATTATTCGTTGCAGGTTTTATGCTGCTTGCAATTCAATCAATGGCACAATATCCATCCGTTACATTTTTTGGTGGTGCAAATATGGCCACAACAGATATGAAATTTGGATCGGGAGCAACCGAAGCCGAAGATTCGTATAAAGCCTTATACGGAATGAATATTGGCGCGCTATACGAATATGTGTTAAACAAAGATAAATCGCAGGAATTCGCTGTTGAAGGCGGTTTGATATTTGAAAATAAAGGTTTTCACAGAAAACCTACGGGCACACAAATTATCGATAACAAAACAAGATTGTACTTTATCGATGTTCCGTTGTATGTGAAATATCTGCATCGGTTCAGAAGTAGAAATAAGTTGTATGTTGGAGCCGGTCCTTTTGTAGGAATGGGGCTGTTTGGTAATGCTGATTACACCTCGGGAGTTGATGGCGAAAATAGTAATTCAGAATCGCTTAAATTCGGAAATGATCCCATTGAACATGATTATAAAAGACTGGATTACGGAGTTACCGGAAAAGTAGGTTTTCTGTTTTTAAACGGTTTAAACATGTGCGTATCGTATGATTATGGTTTGGCAGATATTAAACCGCTTGAAAATCAGGAAGCCAAAACAAGAGTATTACGTTTATCGCTTGGTTATACGATAAGATTAGACGATTAG
- a CDS encoding MFS transporter, whose translation MEAKKQNYTVPIIMMILLFGMIAFVTNLAAPMGVVLKSQFGASNFLGMLGNAANFIAYAVMGIPGGLLLQKIGYKKTALIAIAVGFIGVGIQYLSGHVSEGSAFSVYLIGAFVSGFSMTLLNTVVNPMLNTLGGEGNKGNQLIQVGGSFNSVMATFTPAFVGILIGSQVASARITDIFPVMYIALGIFALAFFVLLAVNIPEPHVSAASESIKSLMAGAMQFRHFIFGAIGIFVYVGIEVGVPGTLIFWLTDPGAAFGMDAGTAGSVAGTYWLLMLAGRLIGASIGSKVSSKTMLTVASFVGMILVLLAILLPTSIVVSMPVFQAQGSSLSFVFAQVPINAMLLVLVGLCTSIMWGGIFNLAVEGLGKYVAAASGIFMTLVVGGGLLPLVQNAVADGIGFQPSYWVPFLGLAYLFFYAVVGSKVTKRAESVKL comes from the coding sequence ATGGAAGCTAAAAAACAAAATTACACAGTGCCTATTATTATGATGATCCTGCTGTTTGGTATGATTGCATTCGTTACCAACCTGGCAGCTCCAATGGGTGTTGTGCTTAAATCACAATTCGGTGCAAGTAATTTTCTGGGTATGTTGGGTAATGCCGCAAACTTTATTGCCTATGCCGTGATGGGAATTCCCGGAGGTCTTCTACTTCAGAAAATTGGTTATAAAAAGACCGCTTTAATTGCAATTGCAGTTGGATTTATTGGTGTTGGAATTCAATATCTCTCAGGTCATGTAAGTGAGGGGTCTGCATTTTCTGTTTATCTGATTGGTGCTTTTGTTTCAGGTTTCTCAATGACTTTGTTAAACACTGTTGTAAACCCAATGCTTAATACGCTTGGTGGCGAAGGTAATAAAGGAAACCAGTTAATTCAGGTTGGAGGTTCATTCAACTCTGTGATGGCTACATTTACTCCTGCCTTTGTAGGTATTTTAATTGGATCGCAGGTAGCTAGTGCCCGTATTACCGACATTTTCCCTGTAATGTACATTGCGCTGGGTATTTTTGCTTTGGCTTTCTTTGTATTGCTGGCAGTTAATATTCCTGAGCCTCACGTTAGTGCAGCATCTGAATCAATCAAAAGTCTGATGGCAGGTGCTATGCAATTCCGTCATTTTATTTTCGGAGCAATCGGAATTTTTGTGTACGTTGGTATTGAAGTTGGAGTACCGGGAACATTGATTTTCTGGTTAACAGATCCGGGTGCCGCTTTTGGTATGGATGCAGGTACCGCAGGTTCTGTAGCAGGTACATACTGGTTGCTAATGCTTGCCGGCCGATTGATCGGAGCTTCTATCGGTAGTAAAGTATCGAGTAAAACGATGTTAACAGTTGCTTCATTCGTTGGTATGATATTGGTTCTTTTGGCTATTCTTCTCCCAACATCAATTGTAGTAAGTATGCCGGTATTCCAGGCGCAAGGTAGTTCATTGTCATTTGTGTTTGCACAAGTACCAATTAACGCCATGTTACTTGTTCTGGTAGGTTTGTGTACATCAATTATGTGGGGTGGTATATTTAACCTTGCTGTTGAAGGTTTGGGTAAATATGTTGCTGCTGCTTCAGGTATCTTTATGACACTTGTTGTAGGTGGTGGATTGCTTCCTTTGGTACAGAATGCTGTTGCCGATGGTATCGGATTCCAGCCTTCGTACTGGGTACCATTCCTGGGATTGGCTTACCTGTTCTTCTACGCAGTAGTTGGTAGTAAAGTAACTAAACGTGCCGAAAGCGTTAAACTTTAA